One genomic region from Candidatus Caldarchaeum subterraneum encodes:
- a CDS encoding leucyl-tRNA synthetase: MTEKVRQLLEQGFRLGGETPISSPKPYEAKWMSRWRVDRVFEAQPEHGRRKFFICVPYSYQNGPLHLGHGFTFTRGDAVARYMRMRGYNVLFPWAWHWTGEAVAGTSERLKKGDESVRRMLLEIDGVPESLLSNFTHPEFICAYYTAENRKVVDAMGWSVDWSREFHTTDLHPYYSRFIEWQYHVLRRNGLLVQGRHPVVWCPKCQSATGDHDRLRGEGIYPEEYTMVFFELDGVKLAAATLRPETIFGVTNVWIHPDGVYQVVERNGIMLLMSREAVAKLGEQLGLGKVVKEMHGRELLGKYVKSPFTGRAVPILPAEFVDVSLGTGVVYSVPAHAPYDYIAVKELKNNPAKMREKGLDPKLVETIQPIKVIETPGLGEHPAVDAVERARITSQLDERLEELTRDIYSKEFYSGKMVVDEFRDVSVSVAREKVIERLRQNGDGDVFYDLSGKVICRSGDECIVKIVDDQWFLNFSNPEWKARVKSLISSMNVYPEAARTWLLNVVDWLHDWACTRKTGLGTRLPWDPSWIIETLSDSTIYPALYTISKILNKFPEKAAKLGVDVFDYVFLGLGDPRQLAEKYGIGQEHIESMRREFLYWYGVDLRVSGKDLVANHLTFYLFHHTGIFEERHWPRGVAVNGMITIEGNKMSKSRGNFVTLKQALARHGSDATRLALLLSAEDLDDPDWRDKAAEEAGAFVKNFLSIVEKIAKEASDDVGPCDEWLLAATDRSCEIVAENLEKLKTRSACSEAVYGMLNNWRWYIRRNRDRITRAAKVFAEKWILILSPFAPFAAEEAWEKLGMKGYASLQEWPKPSTGSDRGKVLFSEMVLESLLSDVREVLGLVKGIPVEVKLYRAAAWKNEAAKVMLSSQESNGFEAVKRNRPELFRRDPATIRKIADNIRDLTQKASSHKEQPTTLVAQLLENETKLLKELADFIKHELNIETTLHDEEDAVGDREKAKARQALPLKPAIYVLAK; this comes from the coding sequence TTGACGGAGAAAGTTAGGCAACTGCTTGAGCAAGGGTTTCGACTGGGAGGAGAAACGCCGATTTCCTCGCCTAAGCCCTATGAAGCCAAATGGATGAGCAGATGGCGTGTAGACAGGGTTTTCGAAGCACAGCCTGAGCATGGGCGGCGAAAATTTTTCATCTGCGTTCCCTACTCTTACCAGAACGGGCCACTGCATCTCGGACATGGCTTCACATTCACCCGTGGAGATGCTGTCGCACGCTACATGAGGATGAGAGGCTATAATGTTTTGTTTCCTTGGGCGTGGCACTGGACGGGTGAAGCTGTTGCCGGAACAAGCGAGAGACTGAAGAAGGGCGACGAATCAGTTAGACGGATGCTTCTCGAGATAGACGGCGTCCCCGAGAGTCTTCTCAGCAACTTCACCCATCCCGAGTTCATCTGCGCCTACTACACCGCAGAGAACAGGAAGGTCGTGGACGCGATGGGCTGGTCGGTTGACTGGAGCCGCGAATTCCATACAACAGACCTACACCCCTACTACAGCAGGTTCATCGAGTGGCAGTATCATGTGCTTAGGCGGAATGGATTGCTTGTTCAGGGACGGCATCCAGTTGTCTGGTGCCCCAAGTGTCAGAGCGCGACAGGCGACCACGACAGGCTGCGTGGAGAAGGCATCTACCCGGAGGAATACACCATGGTCTTCTTCGAGCTGGATGGGGTTAAGCTTGCCGCGGCTACTCTGAGGCCCGAGACGATATTTGGTGTGACAAACGTCTGGATACATCCTGACGGCGTCTATCAAGTGGTTGAACGGAACGGCATCATGCTGCTGATGAGTAGGGAGGCTGTTGCGAAGCTGGGTGAGCAGCTTGGTCTCGGCAAAGTGGTGAAGGAGATGCATGGACGGGAGCTGCTGGGGAAATATGTGAAGTCACCGTTCACGGGCAGGGCTGTACCGATTCTGCCCGCTGAGTTTGTGGACGTCTCCCTTGGAACCGGCGTGGTTTACAGCGTGCCAGCACACGCACCCTACGACTACATCGCCGTCAAAGAACTCAAAAACAACCCAGCCAAGATGCGGGAAAAAGGACTAGACCCCAAGCTCGTGGAAACTATACAGCCCATCAAGGTGATAGAGACACCGGGCCTCGGTGAACACCCGGCCGTGGATGCTGTCGAGAGAGCGAGAATAACCAGCCAACTGGATGAGAGGCTCGAGGAATTAACCAGAGACATTTACTCCAAGGAGTTTTACTCGGGGAAGATGGTTGTCGACGAGTTTCGGGATGTCTCGGTCTCTGTCGCAAGGGAGAAGGTCATAGAGAGGCTGAGGCAGAACGGTGACGGTGATGTTTTCTACGATCTCTCAGGCAAGGTCATCTGCAGGTCAGGCGACGAATGCATAGTTAAGATTGTTGATGACCAGTGGTTTCTCAACTTCTCCAACCCCGAGTGGAAGGCGAGAGTTAAGAGCCTCATCTCCTCGATGAATGTGTATCCTGAAGCTGCGCGGACATGGCTTCTGAACGTTGTCGACTGGCTTCATGACTGGGCGTGTACACGGAAAACCGGTCTCGGAACACGTCTTCCATGGGACCCGTCCTGGATAATCGAGACACTCAGCGACTCAACCATCTATCCAGCCCTCTACACAATCAGCAAAATCCTCAACAAGTTCCCCGAGAAAGCGGCCAAACTAGGCGTCGATGTATTTGACTATGTTTTCCTCGGGTTGGGCGACCCACGCCAGCTAGCCGAGAAATACGGAATAGGGCAGGAGCATATCGAGTCCATGAGGAGAGAGTTTCTCTACTGGTATGGTGTGGACCTCCGTGTCTCGGGGAAAGACCTTGTCGCAAACCATCTCACTTTCTACCTCTTCCATCACACGGGAATTTTCGAGGAAAGGCACTGGCCACGTGGTGTGGCGGTGAACGGCATGATAACCATCGAGGGAAACAAGATGTCGAAGAGCAGGGGAAACTTCGTGACACTCAAGCAAGCGCTCGCAAGACATGGAAGCGATGCGACAAGGCTTGCTCTCCTTCTCAGCGCAGAGGACCTCGACGACCCTGACTGGCGCGATAAAGCAGCCGAGGAAGCGGGCGCCTTCGTCAAAAACTTCCTATCAATCGTTGAAAAAATCGCGAAAGAGGCCAGTGATGACGTTGGGCCGTGTGATGAATGGCTTCTCGCGGCCACGGATAGAAGCTGTGAAATTGTTGCGGAGAATTTGGAGAAGCTGAAGACGAGGTCTGCCTGCAGCGAAGCGGTCTACGGCATGCTCAACAACTGGCGATGGTACATAAGGAGAAACAGGGATAGGATAACGCGTGCGGCCAAAGTTTTCGCCGAGAAATGGATTCTCATACTCTCACCATTCGCTCCCTTCGCCGCCGAAGAGGCGTGGGAGAAGCTCGGCATGAAGGGCTATGCTTCTCTACAGGAGTGGCCTAAACCCTCCACGGGCTCAGATAGAGGGAAGGTGCTTTTCTCCGAGATGGTGTTGGAGAGTTTGTTATCTGATGTACGGGAGGTTCTGGGGCTTGTGAAAGGCATTCCTGTCGAGGTCAAGCTATATCGTGCCGCTGCATGGAAAAACGAGGCCGCTAAGGTGATGCTCTCCAGCCAAGAGTCCAACGGTTTCGAGGCGGTGAAAAGAAACAGGCCCGAGCTATTTCGACGAGACCCCGCAACCATCCGAAAAATAGCCGACAACATCAGAGATTTGACACAGAAAGCATCATCGCACAAAGAGCAGCCAACAACCTTGGTGGCACAACTGCTGGAAAACGAGACAAAGCTCCTCAAAGAGCTTGCAGACTTCATCAAACATGAGCTCAACATAGAAACAACTCTTCATGACGAAGAAGATGCGGTAGGCGACAGAGAAAAAGCAAAGGCTAGGCAAGCTCTTCCGCTTAAACCAGCCATCTACGTTTTGGCGAAATGA